One Bremerella alba DNA segment encodes these proteins:
- a CDS encoding GntR family transcriptional regulator, giving the protein MEKTPRRKQAYQYIQQRILSGDLPAGTQISELMLAKEIGMSRMPIREAIRQLEVEGLVRQVPRFGTIVHSLDRSEMAELYEVREALESHAADSIAGNITSEDKQILSLLCKKILILGRELRDSKEKTFSPELMQKFLAADMGFHMVILRASGNRRMMKIVSDLRVLSRIFTAKREPHDLEIVTSVYRYHRRILRALKRANGEKARYWMREHIRESRRLALESFDRHQAMGDARNALPLALPQDLLEEINQIESGET; this is encoded by the coding sequence ATGGAAAAGACTCCGCGGCGTAAGCAAGCCTATCAATATATTCAGCAGCGGATCTTGTCGGGCGACCTACCTGCCGGCACACAGATTTCCGAACTTATGCTCGCCAAAGAAATCGGCATGAGCCGAATGCCAATCCGAGAAGCGATTCGGCAGTTGGAAGTTGAAGGGTTGGTGCGTCAAGTGCCGCGGTTCGGAACGATCGTGCATTCGTTAGATCGCTCGGAAATGGCCGAACTCTATGAAGTTCGCGAGGCTTTGGAAAGTCACGCTGCGGATTCGATCGCCGGAAATATCACCAGTGAAGACAAGCAGATCCTTTCGCTTCTCTGCAAAAAAATATTGATACTTGGCCGGGAATTGCGTGACAGCAAGGAGAAGACATTCAGTCCAGAGCTGATGCAGAAGTTTTTAGCGGCGGATATGGGGTTCCATATGGTGATATTGCGAGCCAGCGGAAACCGCCGGATGATGAAGATAGTTTCGGATCTTCGCGTGCTTTCTCGCATTTTCACTGCGAAACGGGAGCCGCACGATTTGGAAATTGTAACAAGCGTCTATCGCTACCATCGTCGCATATTGCGAGCTTTGAAGCGTGCAAACGGGGAAAAGGCTCGTTACTGGATGCGGGAACATATTCGTGAGAGCCGACGCTTGGCACTCGAATCGTTCGATCGTCATCAGGCAATGGGGGACGCGAGGAATGCTCTGCCACTCGCCTTGCCTCAGGATTTACTGGAAGAAATCAATCAGATTGAATCTGGTGAAACTTAA
- a CDS encoding sulfatase, translating into MISPRIFPLLTLIMFLWMPIQIIAAEPPQPNVVFILADDLAWSDLGCYGHPWHRTPNIDRLSRAGIRFTNAYASAPICSASRASLMTGKTTARLGFEFVTKNAAGGQNLDVPTALIAPPLTLNLPLVERTIAERLSDLGYDTAFYGKWHLNQHHRRYLGWSPTHGPKQQGFQVAEEDFGAHPYSWNRNLPAEIDQKGTFIADSMVEKVCRYIRKPHNKPYFVMASSFYVHTPVRTPLRWLTNHYEKTIPLDSKNRANRIKYAAFLETLDHHVGQIMQAVEDSGQEDNTLFVFFSDNGGHPEFTANGPLRGSKWNLYEGGIRVPLIVRWHGYGEPGSENDTPTIGYDLPSTIVQAAGGRIDEVDGRAINISGDSSQQATMRDLIWHFPYYHPERGYGTAKPTIGIDDFAVSKTTPQSAIRRGNYKLLWFAENDHVELFNLSSDPSEQMNLSEIETEKSAELKESLHRYLQAHQARMATPR; encoded by the coding sequence ATGATCTCTCCGCGAATATTTCCGCTCCTGACTCTCATCATGTTTTTATGGATGCCAATACAAATCATTGCGGCGGAACCACCTCAACCCAATGTCGTCTTTATTCTTGCCGATGACTTGGCATGGTCGGATCTGGGCTGCTACGGCCACCCCTGGCATCGAACTCCCAATATCGATCGACTGTCGAGGGCCGGTATTCGATTCACCAATGCTTATGCGTCGGCACCAATCTGTTCGGCCTCACGAGCTAGCCTGATGACAGGGAAAACAACGGCCCGTCTAGGTTTCGAATTCGTAACAAAGAATGCCGCCGGCGGGCAAAACTTAGATGTCCCAACGGCCCTAATAGCACCTCCACTCACGCTCAACCTTCCCCTTGTTGAACGGACGATCGCTGAGAGACTAAGCGATTTGGGCTATGACACCGCGTTCTATGGAAAGTGGCATTTGAACCAACATCACCGGCGATATCTGGGGTGGAGCCCCACACATGGTCCCAAGCAGCAAGGGTTTCAAGTCGCCGAAGAAGATTTTGGGGCGCACCCATATTCGTGGAATCGCAATCTGCCAGCAGAAATCGACCAAAAGGGAACCTTCATTGCGGACTCGATGGTAGAGAAAGTCTGCCGATATATTCGAAAGCCACATAACAAGCCATACTTTGTCATGGCTTCGTCGTTCTACGTTCACACGCCTGTGAGAACACCACTAAGGTGGCTGACTAATCACTATGAAAAGACCATTCCTCTAGACTCTAAGAACCGAGCCAATCGCATTAAGTACGCGGCTTTTCTAGAGACACTCGATCACCATGTTGGCCAGATCATGCAAGCTGTGGAGGATAGTGGCCAAGAGGACAATACGCTATTTGTCTTCTTTTCCGACAATGGAGGGCACCCGGAATTTACGGCTAATGGGCCGCTCCGTGGATCCAAATGGAATCTCTACGAAGGAGGAATCCGTGTACCGCTCATCGTGCGTTGGCACGGTTATGGAGAGCCCGGTTCTGAGAATGATACCCCCACAATTGGATATGACCTTCCTTCCACCATCGTTCAGGCAGCCGGCGGCCGAATCGATGAAGTAGACGGCCGAGCAATTAATATAAGCGGAGATTCCTCGCAGCAAGCTACTATGAGGGACCTCATTTGGCACTTTCCCTATTACCATCCAGAGCGTGGCTACGGCACGGCCAAACCGACCATAGGTATCGACGATTTCGCGGTTAGCAAAACCACGCCCCAGTCTGCGATCCGTCGAGGTAATTACAAGTTGCTTTGGTTTGCCGAAAACGATCACGTCGAGCTTTTTAATCTTTCCAGTGACCCGTCCGAACAAATGAACCTCAGCGAAATAGAGACAGAGAAGTCGGCAGAATTGAAAGAGTCGCTTCACCGATATCTGCAAGCTCATCAGGCCAGAATGGCAACTCCGCGTTAA
- a CDS encoding DUF1559 domain-containing protein — MTDFHPKNGRRPHGFTLVELLVVIAIIGVLIALLLPAVQAAREAARRMQCSNHLKQLSLALHNYHDTFGAFPPGGYKDGNQLSWHARILSFIEQSAIEDQIVWTASGYPANKPLTLDIVPDTFHCPSNVSDKQRGVWGSGQVSGQNTYTQHYNGVAGPIGTNPQTGQSYPVLIGNAYHSACTGASERRGMATGGTLYVDSKVRFGDITDGSSNTLVIGERFEGETSWIAGTSNTIGWPCDAAAFKNLEYSVNFCGPNESCGSYGNSRPFSSNHPGGAQFALGDGSVSFLPETTDFDVLLSMASRSGNEPISKP; from the coding sequence ATGACCGATTTCCATCCAAAGAATGGTCGAAGGCCCCACGGTTTTACGTTGGTCGAGTTGTTGGTAGTGATCGCGATTATTGGAGTTCTGATTGCCTTGTTATTGCCGGCAGTCCAGGCAGCCCGGGAAGCGGCTCGGCGTATGCAGTGTAGCAATCATTTGAAGCAATTGAGCTTGGCACTGCATAATTACCACGACACCTTCGGTGCATTCCCGCCTGGTGGATATAAGGATGGAAATCAACTGAGTTGGCATGCTCGTATCTTGTCGTTCATCGAGCAATCGGCCATCGAGGATCAGATCGTGTGGACCGCATCTGGCTATCCTGCAAACAAGCCACTTACGCTCGATATCGTTCCTGATACTTTCCATTGCCCTAGTAACGTAAGTGACAAACAACGGGGCGTCTGGGGGAGCGGCCAAGTGAGTGGCCAGAATACATATACGCAGCATTACAATGGCGTCGCCGGGCCCATCGGGACCAATCCGCAGACCGGTCAAAGCTACCCCGTTCTTATCGGAAATGCTTACCACTCCGCTTGTACTGGCGCCAGCGAACGCCGCGGCATGGCCACCGGAGGAACGTTGTATGTCGATTCCAAGGTCCGATTCGGCGACATTACTGACGGCAGTTCGAATACGCTAGTTATTGGCGAACGCTTTGAAGGAGAGACGAGTTGGATTGCCGGGACCAGCAACACGATTGGGTGGCCATGCGATGCGGCGGCCTTTAAGAATCTCGAATACAGCGTTAATTTCTGCGGCCCCAATGAATCTTGTGGTTCCTATGGCAACTCACGGCCGTTTTCCAGCAATCATCCCGGCGGTGCCCAGTTCGCCTTAGGAGATGGATCGGTTTCGTTTCTGCCGGAGACGACAGACTTCGATGTATTGCTCTCAATGGCTAGTCGAAGTGGTAACGAGCCGATTTCCAAGCCTTAA
- a CDS encoding sulfatase-like hydrolase/transferase, whose protein sequence is MLEEPTLLLKRTTAFALLLLAVCCGESQVNADDDLATVKYRNPGLKVDLGVGLWAWPMPMDWDGDGDTDLVVSCPDVPFNGMYLFENPGDDGKSPTFKPPVKIGPGMHSVHVSYVDGKPRVLSPGTEWVNFLGKEFRETKSIYPTKNVHPNRVRANQWRYVDYDNDGATDLLIGVGDWKEYGWDDAFDDEGNWTRGPLHGYVYLVRNTGTTDKPTYAKPTRLEADGQPVDVFGMPSPNLADFDGDGDLDLLCGEFLDGFTYFQNIGTRERPKFATGKRLNFEGHPLAMDLQMITPTAFDWDQDGDWDLIVGDEDGRVALVENTGQVIDGLPQFLPPKYFQQEADALKFGALATPVSVDWDRDGDDDIITGNSAGNIAFFENLDGGNPPKWADAKLLKVGGKPIRPQAGPNGSIQGPAEAKWGYTTLSVADWDHDGKDDLMVNSIWGKIQWYRNTGSVDELAEAKPVEVEWTGTPPHPAWNWWKPDGKQLATQWRTTPVVIDLDKDGLNDLVCLDHEGYLAWFQREKAGDQLVLRPGKRIFTNRRGEPLRLNAKNAGGSGRRKICFADWDGDGKLDLLLNSRSIDLMRNVSTQDKPWAFDAPVQVHPHRLAGHTTSPTIVDWNQDNRPDLFVGAEDGHFYLLENNWKPYEAKKVGSVEVERRKISLHPFDNGSKAYGNRPYVWESVPKRFQGWQFLRGNGGESEPAFVTATENATVYLAISASVKPSELPEWKLVEGAVFHYTDGGSTKMRIYECDLSTGDRIAIPQLTWTGGILLLPPTPERKSNESAQSVPGKPNVLFIVVDDLRVQLGCYGDSIADTPNIDALAARGMLFRQAFCQQALCNPSRASVMTGRYPDSLGIWNLATHFRETHPNVVTLPERFKREGYFTQNIGKVFHNYRQEIQNDEQSWSVPAKYDWGAHSNDWYVDGEPFEMHQVPKGPSIQKVDVPDEAYLDGRIANAAVEAIQQRAQDNRPFFLAVGFWKPHLPFNAPQKYWDLYDFEEIAQQTKTLPTSDAPEIALHDSREVRGYTDIPRKGDISREVNLRLNHGYYAAISFLDAQIGKVLDELEKEGLAKDTIVVLWSDHGLHLGEHDLWCKTSNFELDARVPLIISQPGMTTSGKQSNSLVELVDLYPTLLQLCGISPPPSVEGKTLVPIIENHKAVVRNGALTQHPRPAYYRGKPEVMGYSLRTSDFRYTEWRDFKTGKINAVELYDHKRDPQESANVANESPYQAARQTLSEQLATRLNRN, encoded by the coding sequence ATGCTTGAAGAACCCACTTTACTGCTAAAACGCACGACCGCCTTTGCGTTATTGCTGCTCGCTGTCTGCTGTGGTGAGTCGCAAGTCAATGCGGATGATGATTTAGCGACGGTGAAATACCGAAATCCCGGATTGAAAGTTGATTTAGGGGTGGGGCTATGGGCCTGGCCTATGCCCATGGACTGGGATGGAGACGGAGATACGGACTTGGTGGTGTCGTGTCCCGACGTTCCTTTCAACGGAATGTATCTATTCGAGAACCCCGGCGACGACGGCAAGTCGCCAACATTTAAGCCGCCAGTCAAAATCGGTCCCGGTATGCATTCCGTGCATGTCTCATACGTCGATGGAAAACCTCGGGTCCTTTCTCCTGGTACTGAATGGGTGAACTTTCTGGGCAAAGAATTCCGAGAAACCAAGTCGATCTATCCCACCAAAAATGTTCACCCCAATCGTGTGCGTGCCAACCAATGGCGCTACGTCGACTATGACAACGATGGGGCAACCGACTTGTTGATTGGCGTAGGCGATTGGAAGGAATATGGTTGGGACGATGCGTTCGATGACGAAGGGAATTGGACTCGCGGGCCGCTGCATGGTTATGTCTATCTGGTTCGCAATACCGGAACGACCGACAAGCCAACCTATGCCAAACCAACGAGACTTGAGGCAGATGGACAACCAGTGGATGTCTTTGGAATGCCTTCCCCGAATTTGGCTGATTTCGACGGGGACGGGGATTTGGATCTGCTTTGCGGTGAGTTCCTAGACGGCTTCACGTATTTCCAGAATATTGGTACCCGAGAGCGACCGAAGTTCGCGACCGGCAAGCGTCTCAATTTTGAGGGACATCCGCTGGCGATGGACCTACAAATGATTACGCCCACTGCATTTGATTGGGATCAGGACGGAGACTGGGATCTTATCGTGGGTGATGAAGATGGTCGAGTCGCGCTGGTTGAGAATACCGGCCAAGTCATTGATGGTCTCCCACAATTCCTTCCACCGAAATACTTCCAGCAAGAAGCCGATGCACTAAAGTTCGGTGCACTGGCGACACCAGTTAGTGTTGACTGGGACCGTGATGGTGACGACGACATCATCACGGGAAACTCGGCCGGGAATATTGCCTTCTTCGAGAACTTAGATGGTGGAAACCCGCCGAAGTGGGCCGATGCGAAACTGCTGAAAGTTGGTGGTAAACCTATCCGCCCCCAGGCCGGACCTAATGGATCGATTCAAGGACCAGCCGAGGCGAAATGGGGATACACCACGTTAAGCGTTGCTGACTGGGATCATGACGGCAAGGATGACCTGATGGTCAATTCAATCTGGGGAAAGATCCAGTGGTATCGTAACACTGGCTCGGTCGATGAATTGGCAGAAGCAAAGCCGGTAGAAGTTGAGTGGACAGGAACTCCGCCTCATCCTGCGTGGAATTGGTGGAAGCCTGACGGCAAGCAATTGGCTACCCAGTGGCGCACAACGCCGGTTGTTATCGACCTAGATAAGGATGGTTTGAATGATTTGGTCTGTTTGGATCATGAAGGTTACTTGGCGTGGTTTCAACGGGAAAAGGCTGGCGATCAATTGGTCTTGCGCCCTGGTAAGCGGATTTTCACCAATCGGAGAGGTGAGCCGCTACGACTAAACGCAAAAAATGCTGGGGGAAGCGGCCGACGTAAAATCTGTTTTGCCGATTGGGATGGTGACGGCAAATTAGACTTGCTCCTCAACAGTCGCAGCATTGACCTGATGCGTAATGTATCTACACAGGATAAGCCCTGGGCGTTTGATGCTCCTGTTCAAGTTCATCCGCATCGCCTTGCAGGGCATACAACAAGTCCCACCATTGTTGATTGGAATCAAGACAATCGCCCCGACCTGTTTGTTGGTGCGGAGGATGGCCACTTTTACCTTCTGGAGAATAACTGGAAGCCATACGAGGCTAAGAAGGTAGGCTCTGTGGAAGTCGAACGAAGGAAGATTTCTCTTCATCCATTTGACAATGGTTCAAAAGCGTACGGAAACCGACCTTATGTTTGGGAGTCTGTGCCCAAGCGTTTTCAGGGGTGGCAGTTCCTGCGCGGCAATGGCGGAGAATCTGAACCTGCGTTCGTGACCGCCACGGAGAACGCGACCGTTTACTTAGCTATCTCGGCGTCGGTCAAACCTTCCGAGCTGCCTGAATGGAAGCTGGTTGAGGGGGCAGTGTTTCACTACACCGATGGCGGAAGCACAAAAATGCGAATTTACGAGTGTGACTTGTCGACCGGAGATCGAATCGCGATACCTCAGCTGACCTGGACCGGGGGGATTCTCTTGTTACCTCCCACCCCTGAACGCAAGTCAAATGAATCCGCTCAGTCTGTACCAGGTAAACCAAACGTGTTGTTCATCGTCGTCGATGATCTTCGCGTGCAGTTGGGGTGTTATGGTGATTCGATAGCCGATACGCCCAATATCGACGCTCTAGCAGCTCGCGGCATGTTGTTTCGACAAGCTTTTTGCCAACAGGCATTGTGTAATCCCTCACGTGCTTCGGTTATGACCGGGAGATATCCCGATTCTTTGGGAATCTGGAACCTGGCAACGCATTTTCGGGAAACCCATCCGAATGTGGTCACATTGCCAGAGCGTTTCAAACGGGAAGGATACTTTACGCAAAATATTGGTAAAGTGTTTCACAACTATCGCCAGGAAATTCAGAACGACGAGCAGTCGTGGAGCGTTCCGGCAAAATACGACTGGGGTGCCCATTCCAACGATTGGTACGTCGATGGGGAGCCTTTTGAAATGCATCAGGTGCCCAAGGGGCCATCCATCCAAAAGGTAGATGTGCCTGACGAGGCGTATCTTGATGGCCGTATCGCGAATGCTGCTGTTGAGGCAATCCAACAGCGGGCACAGGACAATCGACCATTTTTTCTGGCAGTCGGTTTCTGGAAGCCCCACCTTCCTTTTAATGCTCCGCAGAAATATTGGGACCTGTACGATTTCGAAGAGATAGCACAGCAGACCAAGACTCTACCAACCTCGGATGCTCCCGAGATTGCTCTCCATGATAGTCGTGAAGTTCGCGGCTACACAGATATTCCGAGGAAGGGAGATATCTCTCGAGAGGTCAATCTAAGACTGAATCACGGCTATTACGCGGCCATTTCTTTTCTCGATGCTCAGATTGGAAAAGTGCTCGATGAATTGGAGAAGGAAGGTCTCGCTAAAGACACGATCGTTGTGCTTTGGTCCGACCATGGATTGCATCTAGGCGAGCATGACCTGTGGTGTAAGACAAGCAATTTTGAGTTGGATGCCCGAGTTCCTCTGATCATATCCCAACCCGGAATGACTACATCAGGCAAGCAAAGCAATTCATTAGTCGAATTGGTTGATCTCTATCCCACGCTTTTGCAGCTATGCGGAATCTCTCCCCCGCCGTCGGTCGAAGGTAAGACTTTGGTGCCGATTATTGAAAACCACAAAGCTGTGGTGCGAAACGGCGCTTTGACGCAACACCCACGTCCGGCATATTACCGAGGTAAACCAGAGGTCATGGGCTACTCGCTACGCACAAGTGATTTCCGGTATACCGAATGGCGCGACTTTAAGACCGGCAAGATAAATGCCGTCGAACTCTACGATCACAAGCGAGATCCCCAAGAATCGGCCAACGTGGCAAATGAGTCGCCCTATCAGGCTGCTCGGCAGACACTCAGCGAACAGTTAGCAACTCGTCTAAACCGAAACTAA
- a CDS encoding PLP-dependent cysteine synthase family protein — protein sequence MIDPLAILANSRVTTPLVPILLQEHGVPIWCKLEYLNPSGSTKDRIARYILSKAMRSQRIQPGDQVVEASSGSTSIAFALASAQLGLQFTAVMPENVSPERIKIIRAYGANVELTKAEDGIDASIRLAQQISEEQRAFWPQQFSNPDNAKAHCDETAAEVLCQIPSGKVDMFVSGVGTGGTLVGVTQGLASAGCKVMPVLARPVSNRLISDVECCSFSTRIPGVVDGLSAIFREAHLPNLKQFEISDEEAIDTTRQLIRAGFPVGPSSGLNYLAAVQAYREQSGDPICLTVFPDRMERYFSTDLFA from the coding sequence ATGATCGATCCCTTAGCCATCCTCGCAAACAGTCGCGTTACGACTCCGCTGGTTCCAATCCTCCTCCAGGAACACGGAGTGCCCATCTGGTGCAAACTAGAATATTTGAATCCGAGTGGGTCGACGAAAGATCGAATTGCGCGCTACATCTTATCAAAAGCGATGCGCAGCCAGCGGATTCAACCTGGCGATCAGGTGGTCGAAGCGTCGAGTGGTTCAACGAGTATTGCGTTCGCGCTCGCATCGGCCCAGTTAGGACTTCAATTTACCGCCGTGATGCCAGAGAATGTGAGCCCTGAACGGATCAAGATAATCCGAGCGTATGGTGCAAATGTCGAGTTGACTAAAGCTGAAGACGGAATTGATGCTTCCATTCGCTTGGCTCAGCAAATCTCTGAAGAGCAGAGAGCCTTCTGGCCTCAGCAATTTTCAAACCCTGATAACGCAAAGGCCCACTGTGATGAAACGGCTGCCGAAGTGCTTTGCCAGATTCCCAGTGGCAAGGTCGATATGTTCGTGAGCGGTGTGGGAACGGGAGGTACCCTAGTCGGCGTCACTCAGGGACTTGCCTCTGCGGGATGTAAGGTCATGCCGGTCTTGGCTCGTCCCGTCAGCAACCGACTGATATCCGATGTCGAGTGCTGTAGTTTCAGCACTCGCATTCCTGGAGTAGTTGATGGCCTTTCAGCTATCTTTCGCGAAGCCCACCTGCCAAACCTGAAACAATTTGAGATTTCAGATGAAGAAGCAATCGACACAACCAGGCAGCTAATTCGTGCCGGATTTCCGGTTGGCCCCAGCTCTGGTCTTAATTACTTAGCTGCTGTCCAGGCATACCGAGAGCAGAGTGGCGATCCAATTTGCTTGACCGTCTTTCCCGATCGCATGGAACGGTATTTCTCGACGGACCTTTTTGCATGA
- a CDS encoding sialate O-acetylesterase, which yields MRNKFPLIALVALLFTASFVVTGRSEEVELPAKDKFHLFLLVGQSNMAGRGKVTPDDQQENPKVLMLNQQGKWVPAVDPLHFDKPRVVGVGLGRTFGMEVSQSNPDITIGLIPCAVGGSPIESWEPGAWDAPTKSHPYDDAMKRANEALKSGQLAGILWHQGESDSRPERAKVYEQKLRELIARFRKELGGNDVPFIIGQLGQFEENPWNEAKAKVDQAHKNIAKSDKKVEFVESDGLTHKGDKVHFNAESYREFGKRYAKAYSEVTEKETKE from the coding sequence ATGCGGAATAAATTCCCCCTTATAGCTCTCGTCGCATTACTCTTCACGGCATCCTTTGTGGTTACTGGAAGAAGTGAAGAAGTAGAACTGCCAGCCAAGGATAAGTTTCATCTGTTTCTCTTGGTTGGTCAGTCCAACATGGCCGGACGAGGAAAGGTAACGCCTGACGACCAGCAAGAGAATCCCAAAGTATTGATGCTCAATCAACAAGGCAAGTGGGTGCCAGCGGTCGATCCGCTGCACTTCGATAAACCAAGGGTGGTGGGCGTAGGGCTTGGACGTACTTTCGGGATGGAGGTTTCACAGAGCAACCCAGATATCACAATTGGTCTTATTCCATGTGCTGTGGGGGGCTCGCCAATCGAGTCCTGGGAACCCGGAGCTTGGGATGCCCCGACGAAATCGCACCCCTACGATGATGCCATGAAACGTGCAAACGAGGCTCTCAAGTCAGGCCAGTTAGCGGGGATACTTTGGCACCAAGGGGAATCTGATTCGCGGCCCGAGAGAGCGAAGGTCTATGAACAAAAACTTCGTGAATTGATCGCACGGTTTCGTAAGGAGCTAGGCGGAAATGACGTGCCGTTTATCATCGGCCAGTTAGGCCAATTTGAAGAAAATCCTTGGAACGAGGCCAAAGCAAAGGTCGATCAGGCTCACAAAAATATCGCGAAGTCCGATAAGAAAGTTGAGTTCGTAGAATCCGATGGACTTACCCACAAAGGTGACAAGGTCCACTTTAATGCCGAGTCTTATCGCGAGTTCGGAAAGCGTTATGCCAAAGCATACTCAGAGGTCACCGAAAAAGAGACGAAGGAGTAG
- a CDS encoding proprotein convertase P-domain-containing protein yields the protein MIPTRLALRYLITFIMVSLFTGVSLGQGEWIRRIDDDNNGYIEPDEISDRGRRYLEEFAIPYGLSLSRPNSVRKLEQAARLHAASRDRDGTSTLPPAAEATGMKGFGVDPAKPLVPGFGLREVKYPYTQADLDETTKLLRKWDRNDDDKLDAQEIERARWTGRDPMESDFNKDGILTKMELHQRYAQRRIESQREIMSVGSLQEGASGRNDRQDDRDRRDRMRAGSSRGGDRGSASLANSILERYDFNRNDQLDPQEMSSVGISIAKVDYDRNGAVDENEFAQYLNEALERKANASQEAIPTWFFEQDRDGDNQVLMSEFTQQWDESKLEEFASYDHNRDGMITINEVLTSQTVVGGKFSNSQAFLLLPRSTIVSEIEVADDYLIGDLNIQLSITHTYTEQLDGYLIGPDGQRIELFTGVGGSDDHFDKTIFDDDNGERITRSRAPFRGTFQPEALEKRQPGLNQFQGKNLKGTWQLMIRASRSERSGVLHGWSLLVQPDREAIDNPDSVAERLNPMENETDDEPLPSEDTSATTHQP from the coding sequence ATGATTCCCACAAGGTTGGCCCTTCGCTACCTGATTACATTTATCATGGTCTCCCTATTCACCGGGGTAAGTTTAGGCCAGGGTGAGTGGATCCGTCGAATCGACGACGACAACAACGGTTACATAGAGCCAGACGAGATTTCCGATCGAGGACGGCGATATCTTGAAGAGTTCGCAATTCCTTATGGACTGAGTCTTTCTCGCCCAAATTCCGTAAGGAAACTCGAGCAGGCGGCTCGCCTACACGCAGCGAGCCGTGATCGAGATGGTACTTCCACTTTGCCTCCGGCAGCTGAAGCCACAGGCATGAAGGGTTTCGGTGTCGATCCCGCGAAGCCATTGGTTCCCGGTTTTGGTCTTCGCGAAGTGAAGTACCCCTACACACAAGCAGATTTGGATGAAACTACAAAGCTCCTGCGTAAATGGGATCGCAATGACGACGACAAGTTGGATGCCCAGGAAATAGAGAGGGCACGTTGGACTGGACGCGATCCAATGGAAAGCGACTTCAACAAAGATGGAATTCTCACCAAGATGGAACTTCACCAGAGATACGCTCAGCGCCGTATTGAGTCGCAACGCGAAATCATGTCCGTCGGCTCCTTACAGGAAGGTGCCTCTGGTCGAAATGATCGTCAAGATGATCGCGACCGCCGTGATCGGATGCGGGCAGGCAGTTCTCGGGGTGGGGACCGAGGCAGTGCATCGCTGGCCAATAGCATCCTTGAGCGTTATGACTTCAACCGCAACGATCAACTCGATCCCCAAGAGATGTCGAGCGTCGGAATTTCGATTGCCAAGGTTGACTACGATCGGAATGGAGCAGTCGATGAAAACGAGTTTGCCCAGTACTTAAATGAAGCATTGGAGCGTAAGGCCAACGCCAGCCAGGAAGCGATACCGACTTGGTTCTTCGAACAAGATAGAGATGGCGACAATCAGGTATTAATGTCTGAGTTTACCCAGCAGTGGGACGAGTCAAAGCTCGAAGAATTCGCTTCCTACGACCATAATCGCGACGGGATGATCACCATCAATGAAGTACTGACTTCGCAAACCGTTGTTGGCGGCAAGTTCTCCAACTCCCAGGCTTTCTTACTACTACCAAGATCGACGATTGTCTCTGAGATCGAAGTCGCTGATGACTATTTAATCGGTGATTTAAATATTCAGCTTTCGATTACCCATACCTATACCGAGCAACTCGATGGATACTTGATCGGCCCCGATGGTCAACGAATCGAACTCTTCACAGGCGTTGGGGGAAGCGACGATCACTTTGACAAGACGATATTTGACGACGACAACGGCGAACGAATCACGCGTTCCAGGGCTCCGTTTCGCGGAACATTTCAGCCTGAAGCCTTAGAAAAACGTCAGCCAGGACTGAACCAATTTCAAGGAAAGAACCTGAAAGGGACCTGGCAGTTAATGATTCGTGCTAGCCGGAGCGAGAGGTCAGGCGTACTGCATGGCTGGTCGCTTCTTGTCCAACCAGACCGTGAAGCGATTGACAATCCTGATTCCGTTGCCGAGCGATTGAATCCAATGGAAAACGAAACGGACGACGAACCCTTGCCGTCCGAGGATACAAGCGCGACTACGCACCAACCATGA